A window of the Bacillus sp. (in: firmicutes) genome harbors these coding sequences:
- a CDS encoding GNAT family N-acetyltransferase, translating to MEYHRITSIEDPLFKNMHQLMKDVFPPEEVLEFDLWREPLVDPGIRVFVAVYEGRVVGATEYRYYEDFNVAMTDFTIMGQAGLGIGRFLAQNRSEDLNVLAEANGKKIYGMFAEIYDPYRVDHYEFGGVKPMDPYVRREVLSHLGYKRLDFPYVHPSWNNDGEAVTGLDLCFLPSNDYINELETDLIVKFLRRYYSVLPNKPQAWNDMVEQLEGIKTVKLLPL from the coding sequence ATGGAATACCATAGAATTACAAGTATTGAAGATCCACTGTTTAAAAATATGCATCAACTAATGAAAGATGTATTTCCTCCAGAAGAGGTCTTGGAATTTGACCTTTGGAGGGAACCTCTGGTGGATCCTGGTATTCGCGTATTCGTTGCGGTTTATGAAGGGCGTGTTGTGGGGGCGACAGAATACCGCTATTATGAAGATTTTAACGTTGCTATGACAGATTTTACGATCATGGGTCAAGCAGGCCTTGGAATTGGTCGTTTTTTGGCTCAGAATAGATCTGAGGATTTGAACGTCTTAGCTGAAGCCAATGGAAAGAAGATTTATGGGATGTTTGCTGAAATTTATGATCCATATCGGGTAGACCATTATGAATTTGGCGGTGTAAAGCCAATGGATCCTTATGTTCGCCGCGAGGTATTGTCACATCTTGGATATAAGCGTCTTGATTTTCCATATGTCCATCCTTCTTGGAATAATGATGGTGAAGCAGTAACGGGACTTGATCTCTGTTTTCTCCCTTCGAATGATTATATAAACGAATTAGAGACAGATTTGATTGTCAAGTTTTTGCGCCGCTATTACTCGGTTCTCCCGAACAAGCCTCAGGCATGGAATGACATGGTTGAGCAATTAGAGGGCATCAAAACAGTAAAACTACTGCCTCTTTAA
- a CDS encoding non-ribosomal peptide synthetase module, with translation MRYDNQDVEQAFELYRELSLKGVITGDKANTYKVNENVYTLTNQFAEKFDADCITVGQEVHLIPRTKLSPYHISNEYIKRHFLGSKSSNSDIYLMYLCSIVLIGSFYNSYQSNEPTLDFITYEVWVQQVNERIESLKAHDEEQLEKLEKEFSYRWTAIIEKWETLDELKESATRQTGRTMSRLSFIDTVRRFLEDYDLVNLIGQNEVTLTEKTKVIVGRYFMEREFNRGILEFLYGFEEQEEYDAGYK, from the coding sequence TTGAGATATGACAATCAAGACGTTGAACAAGCATTTGAACTATACCGTGAGCTTTCCTTAAAAGGTGTAATCACGGGTGACAAAGCTAATACGTATAAAGTGAATGAAAATGTTTACACACTTACTAATCAGTTTGCGGAGAAGTTTGATGCAGATTGCATTACGGTTGGACAAGAGGTGCATTTAATTCCAAGAACAAAATTATCCCCTTATCATATAAGTAACGAATATATTAAGCGCCACTTCTTAGGTTCAAAATCATCTAATAGCGATATTTATTTAATGTACTTATGCTCAATTGTTTTAATTGGAAGTTTCTATAATAGCTATCAATCAAATGAACCAACACTTGATTTTATTACCTATGAAGTTTGGGTTCAGCAAGTTAATGAGCGTATAGAAAGTTTAAAGGCACACGACGAGGAACAGTTAGAAAAACTTGAAAAAGAATTTTCATACAGATGGACTGCCATTATTGAAAAATGGGAAACCCTAGATGAGTTAAAGGAATCTGCGACAAGACAAACTGGACGAACAATGAGTCGTCTAAGTTTTATAGATACTGTTAGACGCTTTCTAGAAGACTATGACTTAGTAAATTTAATTGGGCAAAATGAAGTCACTTTAACGGAAAAGACAAAAGTTATTGTAGGCAGATATTTTATGGAGCGAGAATTCAACCGAGGAATTTTAGAATTTTTATATGGATTTGAAGAACAGGAGGAGTACGATGCCGGCTATAAGTAA
- a CDS encoding replicative DNA helicase — MDTELNETILKDSRERLKRVLLFEPLIELERKAFKDVNEKRVDLRSFGLFVLLYFFEMKLIREKRVGVIEIAQFLKKVSKDTYNLTDSKFEEIVKIIIAVFRPSAGQRKSYSFYNFELQTEDSINFHYIKTSEFDIQTNRQYYALDDDGLELVFATKEYFQEFQLSIHQLMLRKLLEKGEFTGALRQINEMRMDVETIHERMNKIEQEIKRNVVSIETQNKFMKVIEDRNFRLNRENEEFEELHQFVAETKQNYYNLSDENQEARAYEMLLKVEKELHRVHHQHQQLLNQSLQLKAQVLQSAEEALYYIGVSSFNFDNEITSKIVSTPYPLDSLKGILAPFLPLGQLKTWSLLSVFSPQSWSEVEEGHTSKNFEKVSNDEEQEHYAKIIRSYYKEIFQDMMFAFKNKNEWTLKEWIEQLQYQNDGRLQQRQFYDFFILSHQKSPITSQNEAQAEESLHLLAEVIELLQGRTLICKELSDQISGSDRFEIQNMKFYLVEEGEPIEI, encoded by the coding sequence TTGGATACAGAGCTCAATGAAACCATCCTAAAGGATAGCCGCGAAAGATTGAAACGCGTTTTATTATTCGAACCACTCATTGAACTAGAACGTAAAGCGTTTAAAGATGTAAATGAAAAGCGAGTAGATTTGCGTAGTTTTGGATTATTTGTTTTACTCTATTTTTTTGAAATGAAGCTAATACGTGAAAAACGGGTAGGGGTCATTGAGATTGCACAATTTTTAAAGAAAGTAAGTAAAGATACATATAACCTAACAGACTCGAAGTTTGAAGAAATCGTGAAAATAATTATTGCGGTATTTAGGCCGAGTGCGGGACAACGGAAATCCTATTCATTTTATAATTTTGAATTACAAACAGAGGATTCAATTAATTTTCATTATATAAAAACGAGTGAATTTGATATTCAAACGAATCGTCAATATTATGCCCTTGATGATGATGGACTTGAATTAGTTTTTGCGACAAAAGAGTATTTTCAAGAGTTTCAATTATCTATCCACCAGTTAATGTTACGGAAATTGCTAGAAAAGGGTGAATTCACTGGGGCACTACGTCAAATTAACGAAATGCGTATGGATGTTGAAACGATTCATGAACGAATGAATAAAATCGAGCAAGAAATTAAGCGTAATGTTGTATCAATTGAAACACAGAATAAATTTATGAAGGTCATTGAAGATCGGAATTTTCGGTTGAATCGTGAGAATGAGGAATTCGAGGAACTCCATCAATTTGTAGCTGAAACAAAACAAAATTACTATAACTTATCCGATGAAAATCAAGAGGCTCGCGCCTATGAAATGCTTTTGAAAGTTGAAAAAGAATTGCATCGTGTACATCACCAACACCAGCAATTATTGAACCAAAGTCTGCAATTAAAGGCACAAGTATTACAGTCTGCAGAAGAAGCACTATACTATATCGGAGTAAGCTCCTTCAATTTCGACAATGAAATTACATCCAAAATTGTGAGTACGCCTTATCCCCTGGATTCGTTGAAAGGTATTCTGGCACCTTTTTTACCATTAGGTCAATTAAAAACGTGGTCCCTACTTTCTGTTTTTTCTCCTCAATCTTGGAGTGAAGTGGAGGAAGGACATACAAGTAAAAACTTTGAAAAAGTATCGAATGATGAAGAACAAGAACACTATGCAAAAATTATTCGAAGCTATTATAAAGAAATTTTCCAAGACATGATGTTTGCATTTAAAAACAAAAATGAATGGACCTTAAAGGAGTGGATTGAACAACTCCAATACCAAAATGATGGTCGATTACAGCAGCGGCAATTTTACGACTTTTTTATTTTATCTCATCAAAAAAGCCCTATCACATCACAAAATGAGGCACAAGCGGAAGAATCACTCCATCTCCTTGCGGAAGTAATAGAGCTTTTACAAGGTCGGACTTTAATATGTAAAGAATTATCGGACCAAATTTCAGGTAGTGACCGATTTGAAATTCAAAATATGAAATTTTATTTAGTAGAGGAAGGTGAACCCATTGAGATATGA
- a CDS encoding transposase: MRKKVNSCFDLTAKEIADLYRYRWKIETFFK, from the coding sequence ATACGTAAAAAAGTTAACAGTTGTTTTGATCTCACTGCTAAGGAAATTGCGGATCTCTATCGGTATCGCTGGAAGATTGAAACCTTCTTTAAATAG
- a CDS encoding 2-isopropylmalate synthase gives MTRKILVFDTTLRDGEQVPGAKLNLYEKVEIAQQLKKLGVDIIEAGFPASSKGDFEAVKTVAERVGNTSDIIITALARAVKADIDSVYQAVKYAENPMIHMVLGTSDIHVEKKFSKSKDQILQIGVDAVKYAKTLLPQVQYSTEDASRSDFEYLWKTIEAVMKAGATMINVPDTVGYAEPEEFGAMIYKLNDRMKNLDDRVILSVHCHNDLGLATANTLAAIKNGADKVECTINGIGERAGNASLEEVVMALKTRSSIYNVSTNINTKEIMNTSRLVSSFMGLDVQVNKAITGENAFAHSSGIHQDGLLKSRDAYEIVHPEDVGLEDMELVLTARSGRHAVKNALQKLAFHDFTEEEFERIFEIFLQLADAKKEVYDHDLYVIVEDYYEKVEKNNPNRQNYSSQFYALDDLQVISNSVFPSASVKIVKGDEIMKSSAVGSGPIDALYSAIANVTNIDVKLVEYNISSVSRGKEAIGKVKIVIEHNGTKYIAKAADTDILKASALAYINAINSIVVDQLNPESLALHK, from the coding sequence ATGACAAGAAAAATTTTAGTATTTGATACAACGTTGCGTGATGGTGAGCAAGTACCTGGGGCAAAATTAAATTTATATGAGAAAGTGGAAATTGCCCAACAACTAAAAAAGCTTGGCGTAGATATTATAGAAGCTGGTTTTCCTGCGTCATCAAAAGGCGACTTTGAAGCAGTGAAAACAGTTGCGGAGCGTGTTGGTAACACAAGTGACATTATAATTACAGCATTAGCGCGTGCAGTAAAAGCGGATATTGATTCAGTTTATCAAGCAGTGAAATATGCGGAGAATCCAATGATTCATATGGTGTTAGGGACATCTGATATCCATGTCGAAAAGAAATTTAGTAAATCAAAAGATCAAATTTTACAAATTGGTGTGGACGCAGTGAAATATGCGAAAACGTTGCTACCTCAAGTACAGTATTCAACGGAAGACGCTTCACGATCAGACTTTGAGTATTTATGGAAAACCATTGAGGCTGTAATGAAAGCTGGAGCAACGATGATTAACGTACCAGATACGGTTGGATATGCAGAGCCAGAAGAATTTGGTGCAATGATTTATAAATTAAATGACCGCATGAAGAACTTAGATGATCGTGTCATTTTAAGTGTACATTGCCATAATGATTTAGGTTTGGCGACGGCAAATACGTTAGCAGCTATAAAGAACGGAGCAGATAAAGTTGAATGTACGATTAATGGGATTGGCGAACGGGCAGGCAATGCATCATTAGAAGAGGTAGTTATGGCATTAAAAACGCGCTCATCTATTTATAACGTTTCAACGAATATTAATACAAAAGAAATTATGAATACATCGCGTCTTGTTTCCAGTTTCATGGGGCTAGATGTACAAGTAAACAAAGCCATTACAGGAGAAAACGCATTTGCTCATTCATCAGGTATCCACCAAGACGGTCTATTAAAATCGCGAGATGCTTATGAAATTGTCCATCCAGAAGATGTAGGATTAGAGGATATGGAGTTAGTATTAACAGCGCGTTCGGGCCGCCACGCAGTGAAAAATGCACTTCAAAAGCTTGCCTTTCATGATTTTACAGAAGAAGAGTTTGAACGGATTTTTGAAATATTTTTACAGTTAGCAGACGCCAAGAAAGAAGTATATGATCATGATTTATATGTCATTGTGGAAGATTACTACGAAAAAGTGGAGAAAAATAACCCGAATCGTCAAAACTATAGCAGTCAATTTTACGCACTTGACGATTTGCAAGTAATTAGTAACTCGGTATTTCCTTCTGCTAGTGTAAAAATCGTAAAAGGCGATGAAATCATGAAATCGAGTGCAGTAGGTTCAGGGCCGATTGATGCATTATATTCAGCGATTGCAAACGTAACAAATATTGATGTAAAACTTGTTGAATATAATATTAGTTCCGTTTCCCGTGGCAAAGAAGCAATAGGAAAAGTGAAAATTGTAATTGAACATAATGGAACAAAATATATTGCTAAAGCTGCTGACACGGATATTTTGAAGGCAAGCGCATTAGCATACATTAATGCGATTAACAGTATTGTTGTAGATCAATTGAATCCTGAATCATTAGCATTGCATAAATAA
- a CDS encoding virulence RhuM family protein gives MQNETNILIYQTEEGNTKIDVRLENGTVWMTQKAIAELYQKGVNTINEHIKNIYVEGELQESATIRKNRIVQMEGKREVEREVSFYNLEMIIAIGYRVRSHRGTQFRQWATERLNEYLVKGFTMDDDRLKEMRNFGQDYFDELLERIRDIRASERRFYLKITDIYATAVDYDGKAEVSKEFFATVQNKLHFAIHGHTASELIAERADATKENMGLTSWKGDKVRKQDVKVAKNYLTEKELKQLNRIVTMYLDYAEDQAERNQPMYMKDWIEKLNAFLQFNGREILENAGKVSAKVAEQLAMQEYEKFNQNRLVKNVDSDFDEFIKKNRLQ, from the coding sequence ATGCAAAACGAGACAAACATACTTATCTATCAAACAGAAGAAGGAAACACGAAAATAGATGTACGATTAGAAAATGGAACGGTTTGGATGACACAAAAGGCGATTGCGGAGCTTTATCAAAAAGGTGTCAATACAATAAACGAACATATAAAAAATATCTATGTAGAAGGCGAATTACAGGAGTCGGCAACTATTCGGAAAAACCGAATAGTTCAAATGGAAGGAAAAAGAGAGGTAGAGCGGGAGGTTTCCTTTTATAATCTCGAAATGATTATTGCCATTGGTTACCGTGTTCGTTCTCACCGAGGCACACAGTTCCGTCAGTGGGCTACAGAGCGGTTAAATGAGTACCTTGTTAAAGGTTTTACAATGGATGATGACCGCCTGAAAGAAATGCGTAATTTTGGACAAGATTACTTTGATGAACTACTTGAACGTATTCGTGATATACGGGCATCAGAGAGAAGATTTTATCTAAAAATTACCGACATTTATGCTACTGCTGTTGACTATGATGGGAAAGCGGAAGTGTCAAAAGAGTTTTTTGCAACGGTACAAAACAAGCTACATTTTGCCATCCATGGGCATACTGCGTCTGAATTAATTGCTGAGAGAGCGGATGCAACGAAGGAAAACATGGGGTTAACATCCTGGAAAGGTGATAAAGTTCGAAAGCAGGATGTCAAGGTTGCTAAAAACTATTTGACAGAGAAGGAATTGAAGCAATTAAATCGTATTGTCACCATGTATCTCGATTATGCGGAGGATCAAGCTGAACGCAATCAACCAATGTATATGAAAGACTGGATTGAAAAGCTAAACGCTTTCCTTCAATTCAATGGGCGGGAAATCCTTGAAAATGCAGGGAAGGTATCAGCAAAAGTTGCTGAGCAATTGGCAATGCAGGAATATGAGAAGTTTAACCAAAATCGGTTAGTGAAGAATGTTGATAGTGACTTTGATGAATTCATAAAGAAAAACCGCCTACAATAG
- a CDS encoding helix-turn-helix transcriptional regulator, which translates to MHLKFRFFTPNSTRKKWSLQEVESRTGIMASYIHKLERGQKANPTVATLKAISKVYKVELMTLVELVLQQEQGEDRNGNCRWKSNRNSFND; encoded by the coding sequence ATGCACTTAAAATTTCGATTTTTTACGCCAAACTCGACAAGAAAAAAATGGAGTTTGCAGGAAGTAGAAAGTAGAACAGGAATTATGGCAAGCTACATCCACAAATTAGAAAGAGGGCAAAAGGCCAATCCAACTGTGGCTACGTTGAAAGCCATATCAAAGGTTTACAAGGTGGAGTTAATGACCTTAGTGGAGTTGGTGCTACAACAAGAGCAAGGGGAAGATAGAAATGGCAATTGCAGATGGAAAAGCAATCGTAATTCTTTCAATGATTAA
- the rlmH gene encoding 23S rRNA (pseudouridine(1915)-N(3))-methyltransferase RlmH — protein MNISIFCVGKLKEKYLKQGIDEYLKRLGPYAKVEIMEVPDEKAPENLSEIEMEQVKEKEGERILAKISDDTYVIILAIEGKMLSSEELAKEIDQLATYGKSKIAFIIGGSLGLSKAVEKRADFALSFSKMTFPHQLMRLVLVEQIYRVFRINRGEPYHK, from the coding sequence GTGAATATCTCAATATTCTGTGTAGGTAAATTAAAAGAGAAATATTTAAAGCAAGGAATTGATGAATATTTAAAAAGATTAGGGCCATATGCAAAAGTAGAAATCATGGAAGTACCCGATGAAAAAGCACCGGAAAATTTAAGTGAAATTGAAATGGAGCAAGTCAAGGAAAAAGAAGGCGAGCGAATACTTGCAAAAATTTCCGATGATACATATGTCATAATTTTAGCAATTGAAGGAAAGATGCTTTCATCTGAGGAATTGGCTAAGGAAATCGACCAACTAGCAACATACGGGAAAAGTAAAATTGCTTTTATCATCGGCGGTTCATTAGGCTTAAGCAAAGCAGTCGAAAAGCGGGCGGATTTTGCGTTGTCGTTTTCGAAAATGACATTTCCGCATCAATTAATGCGGCTTGTGTTGGTGGAGCAGATTTATCGGGTGTTTCGGATAAATAGGGGGGAACCGTATCATAAGTAA
- a CDS encoding CxxH/CxxC protein — MIKCCEDHVELALDIIVDEYEVAPKIEKIVDANLSTTCEYCQNNAVYIVSN; from the coding sequence ATGATAAAATGCTGCGAAGATCATGTAGAGCTTGCATTAGACATCATTGTCGATGAATACGAAGTGGCCCCTAAAATAGAAAAAATAGTAGATGCTAACTTATCAACAACTTGTGAATATTGTCAAAATAACGCGGTATATATTGTGTCGAACTAA
- a CDS encoding serine protease — MGYYDQDYNNKRQKGNRVGLFLSTFVGAILGALIVIFTIPTLTEYNILPYNVTPKGADTEQVTGTEGMARQGGLRQAQNVNVNVTSAVTEAVNKVSDAVVGVINIQQTGFWSDTSEVGTGSGVIYKKENGKAYIVTNNHVIAGAKEVEVSLASGERVPAKVLGSDKLMDLAVIQIDGSKVKKVAEIGTSEHLVVGEPVLAIGNPLGLQFSGSVTQGIISGVERTIPQDLDGDGSPDWQAEVIQTDAAINPGNSGGALVNINGQVIGINSMKIAQSAVEGIGLAIPIDSAIPVIDDLEKFGKVRRPFMGAGLRSLNEIPSYHWQQTLKLPRNVDKGAFIVSVMPNSPAAIAGIKELDVIVELDGEPIADVLELRKHLYKDKEIGDEMSITFYREGKSMHTKMKLVEQKTM, encoded by the coding sequence ATGGGGTATTATGATCAAGATTATAATAATAAAAGGCAGAAAGGCAATCGTGTCGGCTTGTTTCTGTCAACATTTGTTGGTGCAATTTTAGGTGCATTAATTGTCATTTTCACAATTCCTACACTAACGGAGTATAATATTCTTCCGTATAATGTAACACCAAAAGGAGCTGACACTGAACAGGTTACAGGAACTGAAGGGATGGCGCGGCAGGGAGGATTACGTCAGGCCCAAAATGTTAATGTAAATGTCACCTCAGCTGTAACAGAAGCTGTAAATAAAGTTTCTGATGCTGTCGTTGGTGTTATTAATATTCAACAAACAGGTTTCTGGTCAGACACTAGTGAAGTTGGAACTGGCTCAGGTGTCATTTATAAAAAGGAAAATGGAAAAGCCTATATTGTTACGAATAATCATGTGATTGCCGGGGCAAAAGAAGTTGAGGTAAGTTTAGCGAGTGGTGAACGTGTTCCTGCAAAGGTTCTTGGCAGCGATAAACTAATGGATTTAGCCGTTATCCAAATTGATGGCTCAAAAGTAAAAAAGGTGGCGGAAATAGGTACGTCAGAACATTTAGTAGTTGGTGAACCTGTACTAGCGATAGGAAACCCATTAGGATTGCAATTTTCAGGCTCTGTTACTCAGGGGATTATTAGCGGTGTTGAAAGAACGATACCACAAGATTTGGACGGAGATGGAAGTCCTGATTGGCAAGCAGAAGTCATTCAAACAGATGCAGCCATTAACCCTGGTAACAGTGGTGGAGCGCTTGTTAATATTAACGGACAAGTCATTGGAATTAACTCGATGAAAATTGCCCAGTCAGCTGTTGAAGGAATAGGACTTGCGATTCCGATTGACAGTGCGATTCCAGTTATAGATGACTTGGAAAAGTTCGGTAAAGTACGTCGTCCATTTATGGGTGCTGGTCTAAGATCACTAAACGAAATTCCAAGCTATCACTGGCAACAAACATTAAAGCTGCCAAGGAATGTTGATAAAGGAGCCTTCATTGTAAGTGTCATGCCAAATTCTCCGGCTGCTATTGCAGGTATAAAGGAATTGGACGTTATTGTTGAATTAGATGGTGAGCCAATTGCCGATGTCCTTGAATTACGGAAACATCTTTACAAAGATAAAGAAATTGGTGATGAGATGAGTATTACATTTTATCGTGAAGGGAAAAGCATGCACACAAAAATGAAGCTAGTTGAACAAAAAACGATGTAA
- a CDS encoding MBL fold metallo-hydrolase — translation MGLHFSVLASGSTGNAFYIGTNKAKLLVDAGFSGKQMEQLMESVNLDPKELDGLLVTHEHSDHIKGLGILARRYELPIYANKKTWEAMEGLIGNIPTEQKFIFDAGAVQTFSDIDVESFGVSHDAAEPMFYCFHSGGKKVTLVTDLGYVSDRIKGTIRNSDVFIFEANHDVEMLRMGPYPWNVKRRILSDVGHVCNEDAGLALADCIGDKTKRIYLAHLSKDNNIKDLARMAVSQTLKEKDFAVGEAFKIYDTDPKVPTKLAVV, via the coding sequence ATGGGTTTGCATTTTAGTGTACTAGCAAGCGGCAGTACGGGGAACGCTTTTTATATTGGAACAAATAAAGCAAAACTTTTAGTTGATGCAGGCTTTAGTGGGAAGCAGATGGAGCAGCTAATGGAATCAGTGAACTTGGACCCTAAGGAATTAGATGGTTTATTAGTAACTCATGAGCATAGCGACCATATTAAAGGCTTAGGGATTTTGGCAAGAAGATACGAGCTGCCGATTTATGCAAATAAAAAGACATGGGAGGCGATGGAAGGGCTTATTGGAAACATCCCTACAGAACAAAAGTTCATATTTGATGCGGGGGCTGTTCAAACATTTTCCGATATTGATGTCGAGTCGTTCGGCGTATCACATGATGCTGCTGAGCCGATGTTTTATTGTTTTCATAGTGGTGGAAAAAAAGTAACATTAGTAACCGATTTAGGCTATGTCAGTGACCGCATTAAAGGAACGATTCGTAATTCTGATGTATTTATTTTTGAAGCAAATCATGATGTCGAAATGTTAAGAATGGGCCCGTATCCTTGGAATGTAAAGCGCCGCATCCTTAGTGACGTTGGTCATGTATGTAATGAGGATGCCGGCTTAGCATTAGCCGATTGCATCGGTGATAAAACAAAGCGTATTTATTTAGCTCATTTAAGTAAAGATAATAATATTAAAGATTTGGCAAGAATGGCTGTCTCGCAAACATTAAAGGAAAAAGACTTTGCTGTTGGCGAGGCTTTCAAAATTTATGATACAGATCCGAAAGTGCCAACAAAGCTTGCGGTCGTCTAG
- the walK gene encoding cell wall metabolism sensor histidine kinase WalK has product MKKVGFFKSIHFKFVLIYVLLILFAIQVIGVYFVRELEQQLVANFTESVNERIRLLVYNIGQEMKDKRNGRTLEIEDEINLILQDFLSDDITEVQVADSSFRVIGISNPYDQGMIGRRTTEVRIKKAIIGDAESENILLDPRTGNRMFVRAIPIKSKEEVIGGMYVVASMEKVYEQMRVINGILASGTIIASAITALLGVFVARTITRPIADMRKQALVLAEGDFSREVNVFGEDEIGQLAETFNELTNKLEIAQETTEGERRKLSSVLSHMSDGVIATDRDGYIILMNEPAERMLNVSRETVHHTSITTLLNIEASAILDNLNESKDSVLLDFSKNKNKYILRANFSAIKDDHDVSTGIITVLQDVTEQETIEQERREFVANVSHELRTPLTTMRSYLEALADGAWQNEEIAPRFIDVTQMETERMIRLVNDLLQLSRLDSRDYQLTKEAINFTGFFQQIIDRFEMSKDEEFIFERAFSHRERNVTIDKDKITQVLDNIISNALKYSPEGGKVRFELLQKGNMLLVRVSDEGVGIPKSDLPKVFERFHRVDKARSRKMGGTGLGLAIAKEIIEIHGGEIWADSDEGKGTTIAFTLPLDKGREEGLS; this is encoded by the coding sequence ATGAAAAAAGTCGGTTTCTTTAAATCGATCCATTTTAAATTTGTGTTAATTTATGTATTGTTAATTTTATTTGCAATCCAAGTTATCGGTGTTTATTTTGTCCGTGAGCTTGAGCAGCAGTTAGTTGCTAATTTTACCGAATCTGTTAATGAACGTATTAGACTATTAGTTTATAATATTGGTCAAGAAATGAAGGATAAACGAAATGGCAGAACATTGGAGATTGAAGATGAAATTAATTTGATTTTACAGGATTTTCTTTCCGATGATATTACAGAAGTTCAAGTTGCTGATAGTAGTTTTCGTGTCATTGGCATATCTAATCCATATGATCAAGGAATGATTGGTCGGAGGACGACAGAAGTTCGGATTAAAAAGGCGATTATCGGTGATGCTGAATCAGAAAATATTTTGCTTGACCCGAGGACAGGCAATCGAATGTTTGTCAGAGCAATTCCGATTAAGTCAAAGGAAGAAGTCATTGGTGGAATGTATGTTGTTGCCTCAATGGAAAAGGTTTATGAGCAAATGCGTGTCATTAATGGCATTTTAGCATCAGGAACGATTATTGCCTCGGCAATAACCGCGTTATTAGGGGTATTTGTTGCTCGAACCATCACAAGACCGATAGCGGATATGCGGAAGCAGGCTCTAGTTTTAGCTGAGGGGGACTTTTCAAGGGAAGTAAATGTATTTGGAGAAGATGAAATAGGACAGCTTGCGGAAACATTTAATGAGCTGACAAATAAACTTGAAATTGCCCAAGAAACAACAGAGGGAGAGAGGCGGAAGCTGAGCTCAGTCTTATCGCATATGTCTGATGGTGTCATTGCTACAGATCGGGATGGTTATATTATTTTAATGAATGAGCCAGCCGAAAGAATGTTAAATGTTTCACGTGAAACAGTCCATCATACATCGATTACAACACTCCTAAATATAGAGGCCTCAGCAATACTGGATAATTTAAATGAAAGTAAGGATTCTGTTTTATTGGACTTTAGTAAAAATAAAAATAAATACATTTTGCGGGCTAATTTCTCCGCTATTAAGGATGATCATGATGTATCTACGGGGATCATCACTGTTTTACAGGATGTTACGGAACAAGAGACCATTGAACAAGAGCGACGTGAATTTGTTGCAAATGTTTCCCATGAACTTCGCACGCCGCTAACAACGATGCGCAGCTACTTAGAAGCATTGGCTGACGGCGCTTGGCAAAATGAAGAAATAGCCCCGAGATTTATAGATGTTACTCAAATGGAAACAGAGCGAATGATTAGACTTGTTAACGACCTTCTGCAGCTTTCAAGGTTAGATAGCAGGGATTACCAACTTACAAAAGAAGCCATTAATTTTACAGGATTTTTCCAACAAATTATTGATCGCTTTGAAATGAGCAAAGATGAGGAATTTATTTTTGAAAGAGCTTTTTCTCACCGTGAACGAAATGTAACCATTGATAAAGATAAAATTACCCAAGTATTAGATAATATTATTTCCAATGCGTTAAAGTACTCGCCTGAAGGCGGTAAAGTGAGATTTGAATTATTGCAAAAAGGAAATATGCTCCTTGTCAGAGTTTCTGATGAAGGGGTAGGAATTCCTAAATCAGATTTACCAAAGGTTTTTGAACGTTTTCATCGCGTTGATAAAGCAAGGTCTCGGAAAATGGGTGGTACAGGATTAGGGTTGGCTATCGCTAAAGAAATTATTGAAATCCACGGCGGAGAAATTTGGGCGGACAGTGATGAAGGAAAAGGTACGACAATCGCTTTTACGCTTCCTCTTGATAAAGGGAGAGAGGAGGGGCTTTCATGA